From the Misgurnus anguillicaudatus chromosome 17, ASM2758022v2, whole genome shotgun sequence genome, one window contains:
- the tfpia gene encoding tissue factor pathway inhibitor a isoform X2 — MAPVLHPTCTALLLLSLIGVCFTHSARDGVRSELRIFHHSCALKKDEGPCKAIMDRFYFNIDTGRCEAFEYGGCQGNANNFETLEECEQMCVVKENKSPCHLEDEPGPCRGLVPRYFFDSKSQECKMFYYGGCFGNANNFKTIKECQGRCQSDSNHMDLNAPSKPVEEAKPATEILVRRVTLDEAPLNASHLHLPKESQQAAQEAGASPNCHYISEFTPPEFCMSPADRGHCEETVRRFVYNPRTKRCQMFRYSGCGGNKNNFVLKRHCMKMCMKDHSRRQIRIKTRNSNILLPSS, encoded by the exons ATGGCTCCAGTACTTCACCCGACCTGTACAGCTTTACTTCTCCTCTCTCTTATTGGAGTATGTTTCACTCATTCTGCAAGGG ATGGAGTGAGATCTGAACTCCGCATTTTCCATCACTCATGTGCCCTGAAGAAAGATGAAGGGCCCTGCAAGGCCATAATGGACAGATTTTACTTCAACATTGACACAGGTCGCTGCGAGGCCTTTGAATATGGAGGTTGTCAAGGCAATGCCAACAATTTCGAGACCCTGGAGGAATGCGAGCAAATGTGTGTTGTGAAAG aGAATAAGAGCCCATGCCACCTGGAGGATGAGCCTGGGCCATGCCGAGGTCTGGTGCCACGCTACTTTTTCGACAGCAAGAGCCAGGAATGCAAAATGTTCTATTATGGTGGTTGCTTTGGGAATGCCAACAACTTCAAGACCATAAAGGAATGCCAGGGCAGATGTCAAT CGGACTCAAACCACATGGACCTAAATGCGCCATCAAAGCCAGTGGAAGAAGCCAAACCTGCTACAGAAATCCTTGTTAGACGTG TTACTTTAGATGAGGCGCCTTTGAATGCATCCCATTTGCACCTGCCAAAGGAGTCACAACAAGCTGCACAGGAAGCAG GGGCCAGCCCTAATTGTCATTACATTTCAGAGTTTACGCCTCCTGAATTCTGCATGAGTCCGGCTGATAGGGGCCATTGTGAAGAAACAGTGAGAAGATTCGTCTACAATCCCAGGACTAAGAGATGCCAGATGTTTCGCTACAGTGGCTGTGGAGGCAACAAAAACAACTTTGTCCTCAAGAGACACTGTATGAAAATGTGCATGAAAG ATCACAGCAGAAGGCAAATACGAATTAAGACAAGGAACTCAAACATCTTATTGCCATCTAGCTAG
- the tfpia gene encoding tissue factor pathway inhibitor a isoform X1, whose product MAPVLHPTCTALLLLSLIGVCFTHSARADGVRSELRIFHHSCALKKDEGPCKAIMDRFYFNIDTGRCEAFEYGGCQGNANNFETLEECEQMCVVKENKSPCHLEDEPGPCRGLVPRYFFDSKSQECKMFYYGGCFGNANNFKTIKECQGRCQSDSNHMDLNAPSKPVEEAKPATEILVRRVTLDEAPLNASHLHLPKESQQAAQEAGASPNCHYISEFTPPEFCMSPADRGHCEETVRRFVYNPRTKRCQMFRYSGCGGNKNNFVLKRHCMKMCMKDHSRRQIRIKTRNSNILLPSS is encoded by the exons ATGGCTCCAGTACTTCACCCGACCTGTACAGCTTTACTTCTCCTCTCTCTTATTGGAGTATGTTTCACTCATTCTGCAAGGG CAGATGGAGTGAGATCTGAACTCCGCATTTTCCATCACTCATGTGCCCTGAAGAAAGATGAAGGGCCCTGCAAGGCCATAATGGACAGATTTTACTTCAACATTGACACAGGTCGCTGCGAGGCCTTTGAATATGGAGGTTGTCAAGGCAATGCCAACAATTTCGAGACCCTGGAGGAATGCGAGCAAATGTGTGTTGTGAAAG aGAATAAGAGCCCATGCCACCTGGAGGATGAGCCTGGGCCATGCCGAGGTCTGGTGCCACGCTACTTTTTCGACAGCAAGAGCCAGGAATGCAAAATGTTCTATTATGGTGGTTGCTTTGGGAATGCCAACAACTTCAAGACCATAAAGGAATGCCAGGGCAGATGTCAAT CGGACTCAAACCACATGGACCTAAATGCGCCATCAAAGCCAGTGGAAGAAGCCAAACCTGCTACAGAAATCCTTGTTAGACGTG TTACTTTAGATGAGGCGCCTTTGAATGCATCCCATTTGCACCTGCCAAAGGAGTCACAACAAGCTGCACAGGAAGCAG GGGCCAGCCCTAATTGTCATTACATTTCAGAGTTTACGCCTCCTGAATTCTGCATGAGTCCGGCTGATAGGGGCCATTGTGAAGAAACAGTGAGAAGATTCGTCTACAATCCCAGGACTAAGAGATGCCAGATGTTTCGCTACAGTGGCTGTGGAGGCAACAAAAACAACTTTGTCCTCAAGAGACACTGTATGAAAATGTGCATGAAAG ATCACAGCAGAAGGCAAATACGAATTAAGACAAGGAACTCAAACATCTTATTGCCATCTAGCTAG
- the tfpia gene encoding tissue factor pathway inhibitor a isoform X3, with product MAPVLHPTCTALLLLSLIGVCFTHSARADGVRSELRIFHHSCALKKDEGPCKAIMDRFYFNIDTGRCEAFEYGGCQGNANNFETLEECEQMCVVKENKSPCHLEDEPGPCRGLVPRYFFDSKSQECKMFYYGGCFGNANNFKTIKECQGRCQSDSNHMDLNAPSKPVEEAKPATEILVRRVTLDEAPLNASHLHLPKESQQAAQEAEFTPPEFCMSPADRGHCEETVRRFVYNPRTKRCQMFRYSGCGGNKNNFVLKRHCMKMCMKDHSRRQIRIKTRNSNILLPSS from the exons ATGGCTCCAGTACTTCACCCGACCTGTACAGCTTTACTTCTCCTCTCTCTTATTGGAGTATGTTTCACTCATTCTGCAAGGG CAGATGGAGTGAGATCTGAACTCCGCATTTTCCATCACTCATGTGCCCTGAAGAAAGATGAAGGGCCCTGCAAGGCCATAATGGACAGATTTTACTTCAACATTGACACAGGTCGCTGCGAGGCCTTTGAATATGGAGGTTGTCAAGGCAATGCCAACAATTTCGAGACCCTGGAGGAATGCGAGCAAATGTGTGTTGTGAAAG aGAATAAGAGCCCATGCCACCTGGAGGATGAGCCTGGGCCATGCCGAGGTCTGGTGCCACGCTACTTTTTCGACAGCAAGAGCCAGGAATGCAAAATGTTCTATTATGGTGGTTGCTTTGGGAATGCCAACAACTTCAAGACCATAAAGGAATGCCAGGGCAGATGTCAAT CGGACTCAAACCACATGGACCTAAATGCGCCATCAAAGCCAGTGGAAGAAGCCAAACCTGCTACAGAAATCCTTGTTAGACGTG TTACTTTAGATGAGGCGCCTTTGAATGCATCCCATTTGCACCTGCCAAAGGAGTCACAACAAGCTGCACAGGAAGCAG AGTTTACGCCTCCTGAATTCTGCATGAGTCCGGCTGATAGGGGCCATTGTGAAGAAACAGTGAGAAGATTCGTCTACAATCCCAGGACTAAGAGATGCCAGATGTTTCGCTACAGTGGCTGTGGAGGCAACAAAAACAACTTTGTCCTCAAGAGACACTGTATGAAAATGTGCATGAAAG ATCACAGCAGAAGGCAAATACGAATTAAGACAAGGAACTCAAACATCTTATTGCCATCTAGCTAG